From Synergistaceae bacterium, the proteins below share one genomic window:
- a CDS encoding nucleotidyltransferase family protein, giving the protein MLNSTVILNFLKRHKREFETRFSVTRIGLFGSVLHGTADETSDVDILVELSSPTFDNYMDLKFFLEDHFKRPVDLVLADCLKPRIEPVITSEVSYAWTS; this is encoded by the coding sequence ATGTTGAACAGCACCGTGATCCTGAACTTTCTCAAACGTCACAAGCGCGAGTTTGAAACTCGCTTCTCCGTGACGCGGATTGGTCTGTTCGGCTCGGTCCTACACGGCACCGCCGACGAGACGAGCGACGTGGACATTCTGGTAGAGCTGTCCAGTCCGACGTTCGATAACTACATGGATCTGAAATTCTTCCTCGAGGATCACTTCAAACGACCTGTGGACCTGGTGTTGGCGGACTGTTTGAAGCCTCGCATAGAACCAGTCATCACCAGCGAAGTATCCTATGCGTGGACATCATAG